One genomic segment of Eikenella corrodens includes these proteins:
- the nrdD gene encoding anaerobic ribonucleoside-triphosphate reductase — MIRLHPEQLNGKLQFMHDYISAQNAADGSKMDANANVTQKNIATMEAELMKDFFVQINRAQVSRKIAEVFDQSVANEYLRQIEAHEIYVHDETSLKPYCVSATLYPFLLDGLSKLGGESKAPQHLASFCGSFINLVFAISAQFAGAVATVEFLTYFDYFARKDYGDDYLETHGKEIANHMQQVVYSINQPAAARGYQSVFWNISVYDQYYFDAMFGDFVFPDFSKPVWASVAKLQNFFLKWFNQERTKAVLTFPVVTAAMLTDGGKCKDTVFADEMAKELAEGNSFFVYLSDNPDSLASCCRLRNAIEDRTFSYTLGAGGVATGSINVITINMNRLEQDGRDLAAEVAKIHKYQYAYRKLMEEYQAAGMLPVYDAGFITLDKQFLTIGINGMAEAAESQGIKVGYNDDYINFVQGRLKTIFEANQAASKHYGVKFNTEFVPAENLGVKNAKWDKADGYKVNRECYNSYFYVVEDEEINALDKFLLHGKELVDWLDGGSALHLNLDEALPESGYRSLLDIAAQTGCNYFCVNVRITICNECGHIDKRTLHACSACGSHDIDYGTRVIGYLKRVSAFSSGRRKEHALRHYHREQQQQKWRQVA, encoded by the coding sequence ATGATTCGGCTGCATCCCGAACAGTTAAACGGCAAACTGCAATTCATGCACGACTACATCAGCGCGCAAAACGCGGCAGACGGCTCGAAAATGGACGCCAACGCCAACGTAACGCAGAAGAACATCGCCACGATGGAAGCCGAGCTGATGAAAGACTTTTTCGTGCAGATCAACCGTGCCCAGGTGTCGCGCAAAATTGCCGAAGTGTTCGACCAATCTGTGGCAAACGAATATCTGCGCCAAATTGAAGCACATGAAATCTATGTGCACGACGAAACCAGCCTGAAACCCTATTGCGTGTCGGCCACGCTGTATCCCTTCCTGCTTGACGGCTTAAGCAAACTCGGTGGCGAATCCAAGGCGCCGCAGCATCTGGCTTCGTTTTGCGGTTCGTTTATCAACCTGGTGTTTGCCATCAGCGCGCAGTTTGCCGGCGCGGTGGCGACGGTGGAGTTTCTGACCTATTTCGACTACTTTGCCCGCAAAGACTACGGCGACGATTATTTGGAAACCCACGGCAAAGAAATCGCCAACCATATGCAGCAGGTGGTGTACAGCATCAACCAGCCCGCCGCCGCGCGCGGCTATCAGAGCGTATTCTGGAATATTTCCGTTTACGATCAATACTATTTCGACGCGATGTTCGGCGATTTCGTCTTCCCCGATTTCAGCAAACCGGTGTGGGCGAGCGTGGCGAAGCTGCAAAACTTCTTCCTCAAATGGTTCAATCAGGAGCGCACCAAAGCCGTTTTGACCTTCCCCGTCGTTACCGCTGCGATGCTGACCGACGGCGGCAAATGCAAAGACACCGTGTTCGCCGACGAAATGGCGAAAGAGTTGGCGGAAGGCAATTCCTTCTTCGTCTATCTTTCCGATAACCCCGACTCCTTGGCTTCCTGCTGCCGTTTACGCAACGCCATTGAAGACCGCACCTTCAGCTACACACTTGGTGCGGGCGGCGTGGCGACCGGTTCCATCAACGTCATCACCATCAACATGAACCGGCTGGAACAAGACGGGCGCGACCTTGCCGCAGAAGTCGCCAAAATCCACAAATACCAATACGCTTACCGCAAACTGATGGAAGAATACCAAGCCGCCGGCATGCTGCCCGTTTACGATGCAGGCTTCATCACGCTGGATAAACAGTTCCTCACCATCGGCATCAACGGCATGGCAGAGGCCGCCGAATCGCAAGGTATCAAAGTCGGCTACAACGACGACTACATCAACTTCGTCCAAGGTCGTCTGAAAACCATATTCGAAGCCAACCAAGCCGCCAGCAAACACTACGGCGTGAAGTTCAACACCGAGTTCGTCCCCGCCGAAAACCTCGGCGTGAAAAACGCCAAATGGGACAAAGCCGACGGCTACAAAGTCAACCGCGAATGCTACAACTCCTATTTCTACGTCGTTGAAGACGAAGAAATCAACGCGCTCGACAAATTCCTGCTGCACGGCAAAGAACTGGTGGACTGGCTCGACGGCGGCTCTGCGCTGCACCTGAACCTTGACGAAGCACTACCCGAATCCGGCTACCGCTCGTTATTGGACATTGCCGCGCAAACCGGCTGCAACTACTTCTGCGTGAACGTGCGTATCACCATCTGCAACGAATGCGGCCACATCGACAAACGCACCCTGCACGCCTGTTCCGCCTGTGGCAGCCACGACATCGACTACGGTACCCGCGTCATCGGCTACCTGAAACGCGTATCCGCATTCAGTAGCGGACGGCGTAAAGAACACGCACTGCGGCACTACCACCGCGAGCAGCAACAGCAAAAATGGCGGCAAGTAGCCTAA
- the nrdG gene encoding anaerobic ribonucleoside-triphosphate reductase activating protein translates to METLNFTREQIVWQEVPGEVSLAFLFSGCPLRCKGCHSADSWKGGLGSELTAEYLQSRLERYRGLISCVLFMGGEWLPEKLLPLLAQVREAGLNSCLYTGLEQDELERTSIAIIPQLTYLKTGRWKMELGGLDSPHTNQRFIDLRSGEVLNHLFVKDTLASRPKIIPLVHAPQPVAEGALFQPA, encoded by the coding sequence ATGGAAACGCTGAATTTTACCCGAGAGCAAATCGTTTGGCAGGAAGTGCCGGGCGAAGTGTCGCTGGCGTTTCTGTTTTCCGGCTGCCCGTTACGCTGCAAAGGTTGCCATAGCGCCGACAGCTGGAAGGGCGGTTTGGGCAGCGAACTGACTGCCGAATACTTGCAAAGCCGCTTGGAACGTTATCGCGGGCTGATTAGCTGCGTGCTGTTTATGGGCGGCGAGTGGCTACCTGAAAAACTGCTGCCGCTGCTGGCGCAAGTGCGAGAAGCTGGGCTGAACTCCTGCCTCTATACCGGCTTGGAGCAAGATGAACTGGAGCGCACTTCCATCGCCATCATCCCGCAGCTGACCTATCTCAAAACCGGCCGCTGGAAGATGGAGCTTGGCGGTCTCGACAGCCCGCACACCAACCAGCGCTTTATCGACCTGCGCAGCGGAGAAGTGCTGAACCATCTGTTTGTGAAAGACACGCTCGCCTCCCGCCCCAAAATCATCCCCTTGGTGCACGCCCCGCAACCGGTTGCCGAGGGTGCGCTTTTCCAACCTGCCTGA
- the recJ gene encoding single-stranded-DNA-specific exonuclease RecJ: MNAVIRTRQADPEAEQALLAAGTPPLLARLFAARNVRSPAELHNHLASLLPYQSLKNIDAAAERLARAIQEQERILIVADYDADGATACAVGIWGLRHMGAQVEFLVPDRFKHGYGLTPQLADLAAERGTQLLLTVDNGISSTAGVARAQALGMDVIITDHHLPGDTLPECIIVNPNQPGCAFASKNLAGVGVIFYVLTALRALLRTQQWFNPQRLPEPNLAELLDLVALGTVADVVTLDYNNRILVSQGLKRMQIGKTRPGIQALFQVAQRDMRQAKPFDLGFAIGPRINAAGRLENMEIGIACLLAEDPDTAAELAEQLNELNRARQEIEQTMLQEALALADQIIVGNGLSITAFHPDWHQGVVGIVAGRLKDRFHRPTIVFAPTGNSELRGSGRSIPSLHLRDAIDLVAKRHPELILKFGGHAMAAGLSIREQDFPRFQQAFESVLTELLDQDALTRTFLTDGSLSPEEISLHTAETLSNQVWGQGFQPPCFYNQFEVLWQRVVGNGHKKAGLNCGGHTVEAMFFRCAEELPAKIHTVYRPIANQWRNQYELQLHIDHWEAG, from the coding sequence ATGAACGCCGTTATCCGTACCCGCCAAGCCGACCCCGAAGCCGAACAAGCCCTGCTGGCCGCCGGCACCCCGCCCTTGCTGGCACGTTTGTTTGCAGCCCGCAATGTCCGTTCCCCCGCCGAACTACATAACCATTTAGCCAGCTTGCTGCCCTATCAATCGCTGAAAAATATTGATGCTGCCGCCGAACGGTTGGCTCGCGCCATCCAGGAGCAAGAGCGAATTTTAATTGTAGCCGACTACGATGCCGATGGCGCCACAGCCTGCGCAGTAGGCATTTGGGGGTTGCGCCATATGGGCGCACAGGTGGAGTTTTTAGTACCGGATCGTTTCAAACACGGCTACGGCCTCACCCCGCAACTGGCCGACCTGGCTGCCGAACGAGGCACTCAGCTGCTGTTAACCGTAGATAACGGCATTTCCAGCACTGCCGGTGTGGCACGCGCCCAAGCATTGGGTATGGACGTAATCATCACCGACCATCACTTACCGGGCGACACGCTACCTGAATGTATCATCGTTAATCCCAATCAACCGGGATGCGCGTTTGCCAGCAAGAATCTGGCCGGCGTAGGCGTAATCTTCTATGTATTAACCGCCCTACGAGCCCTACTGCGCACCCAACAATGGTTCAACCCACAAAGGCTACCTGAACCCAATTTGGCTGAGCTTTTAGATTTGGTGGCCTTGGGCACCGTGGCCGATGTGGTGACATTGGATTACAACAATCGAATCTTGGTTAGCCAAGGGCTCAAACGAATGCAAATTGGCAAAACCCGTCCTGGCATTCAGGCGCTTTTTCAGGTAGCCCAGCGCGATATGCGACAAGCCAAGCCGTTTGATTTGGGCTTTGCCATCGGCCCGCGCATCAATGCTGCCGGCCGTTTGGAAAACATGGAAATTGGTATTGCCTGCCTACTGGCCGAAGATCCGGACACCGCCGCCGAACTGGCCGAACAGCTAAATGAACTGAACCGTGCACGGCAGGAAATCGAGCAAACCATGCTGCAGGAAGCCCTTGCCCTGGCCGATCAAATTATCGTTGGCAACGGCCTGAGCATTACCGCCTTTCATCCCGATTGGCACCAGGGCGTGGTTGGTATCGTGGCCGGCCGGCTCAAAGACCGTTTCCATAGGCCCACCATCGTGTTTGCCCCCACAGGCAATAGCGAACTGCGCGGCTCCGGCCGTTCCATTCCCTCATTACATCTGCGCGATGCCATCGACTTGGTGGCCAAACGCCATCCCGAATTAATTCTAAAATTTGGCGGCCACGCCATGGCTGCCGGCCTCAGCATTCGTGAACAGGATTTCCCCCGCTTCCAACAAGCTTTCGAAAGTGTACTAACCGAACTGCTGGATCAAGACGCACTCACCCGCACCTTCCTCACTGACGGTAGCCTGAGCCCTGAAGAAATCTCTCTGCATACTGCCGAAACACTATCCAACCAAGTATGGGGACAAGGCTTTCAACCCCCGTGTTTCTACAACCAATTTGAAGTATTGTGGCAGCGGGTAGTAGGCAACGGCCATAAAAAAGCCGGCCTAAATTGTGGCGGACACACTGTGGAAGCCATGTTTTTCCGCTGCGCCGAAGAACTTCCAGCCAAAATCCACACGGTATACCGCCCCATTGCCAACCAATGGCGCAACCAATATGAATTGCAACTACACATCGACCATTGGGAAGCAGGCTAA
- the fumC gene encoding class II fumarate hydratase, with amino-acid sequence MEFRIEKDTMGEVKVPANRYWGAQTERSRNNFKIGPAASMPHEIIEAFAYLKKAAAFANADLGVLPAEKRDLIAAACDEILAHKLDEEFPLVIWQTGSGTQSNMNLNEVISNRAHVLNGGKLGEKSVIHPNDDVNKSQSSNDTYPTAMHIAAYQKVVQHTLPAVKRLQKTLAAKAEAFADVVKIGRTHLMDATPLTLGQEFSAYAAQLAYGIRALENTLPHLAELALGGTAVGTGLNTPKGYDVQVVSYIAKFTGLPFVTAPNKFEALATHDAIVETHGALKQLAVSLYKIANDIRLLASGPRSGIGEILIPENEPGSSIMPGKVNPTQCEALTMVCAQVLGNDTAISFSGTQGQFQLNVFKPVMAANFLQSAQLLADACISFDEHCAAGIEPNLPRIKQQLDNSLMLVTALNTKIGYENAAKIAKAAHKNGTTLREEAVKSGLLTAEQFDDWVRPADMVGSLK; translated from the coding sequence ATGGAATTTCGCATTGAAAAAGATACCATGGGAGAAGTAAAGGTGCCGGCCAACCGGTATTGGGGCGCACAAACCGAGCGCTCGCGTAACAACTTCAAAATCGGCCCGGCTGCTTCTATGCCGCATGAAATCATTGAAGCCTTTGCCTATTTGAAAAAAGCAGCCGCTTTTGCCAATGCCGACTTGGGCGTATTGCCTGCTGAGAAGCGCGATCTGATTGCCGCCGCCTGCGACGAAATTTTGGCGCACAAGCTGGATGAAGAGTTTCCGCTGGTGATTTGGCAAACCGGTTCCGGCACGCAGTCCAACATGAATTTGAACGAAGTCATTTCCAACCGCGCCCACGTGTTGAACGGTGGCAAACTGGGCGAGAAAAGTGTTATCCACCCCAATGACGACGTAAACAAATCCCAGTCCTCCAACGACACCTATCCCACCGCCATGCACATTGCTGCTTACCAAAAAGTAGTGCAGCATACCCTGCCCGCCGTTAAGCGCCTGCAAAAAACCTTGGCTGCCAAAGCCGAGGCATTTGCCGACGTGGTGAAAATCGGCCGTACCCATCTGATGGATGCTACCCCGCTCACCCTCGGTCAAGAATTTTCTGCCTATGCCGCTCAGCTTGCCTACGGCATCCGTGCCTTGGAAAACACCCTGCCGCACTTGGCCGAACTTGCCTTAGGCGGCACTGCCGTGGGCACCGGCTTGAACACGCCCAAAGGCTACGATGTCCAGGTAGTCTCCTATATCGCCAAATTCACCGGTCTGCCTTTCGTTACCGCACCGAACAAATTCGAAGCATTGGCCACGCACGACGCGATTGTAGAAACCCACGGCGCATTGAAGCAGCTGGCTGTGTCGCTGTATAAAATCGCCAACGATATCCGCCTGTTGGCTTCAGGCCCGCGTTCCGGCATCGGCGAAATCCTGATTCCCGAGAATGAGCCCGGCTCCTCCATTATGCCCGGCAAAGTGAACCCCACCCAATGCGAAGCCCTCACCATGGTGTGTGCCCAAGTGTTGGGTAACGACACCGCCATTTCATTCTCCGGCACGCAGGGCCAGTTCCAGCTCAACGTGTTCAAACCTGTGATGGCTGCCAACTTCCTGCAATCTGCGCAGCTTTTGGCCGATGCTTGCATCTCGTTTGACGAACATTGTGCAGCCGGCATTGAGCCCAACCTGCCGCGCATCAAGCAGCAGCTCGACAATTCATTGATGCTGGTTACCGCGTTGAACACCAAAATCGGCTACGAAAACGCTGCCAAAATCGCCAAAGCCGCCCACAAAAACGGCACCACCCTGCGCGAAGAAGCCGTGAAATCCGGCCTCTTGACCGCCGAGCAGTTTGACGACTGGGTACGTCCTGCCGATATGGTAGGCAGTTTGAAATAA